The Mycolicibacterium parafortuitum nucleotide sequence GGACCTCCTGCGGTACTAGGCGGCCGTTGGAGTCGTACAAGTAGGTGTTCCGGTCATAGTCATATAGCACCGGAAACTGAGTGCGATAGATGTTGCACAGCTCATCAACATCTACATTTAGCGCGAGCGCGACCAACGCGTCTATCTCGACCAGCGCCTGGCGCCTGTCAACCGCGATGCGAAGAGGAGATTCGATAGTCCATTCGGGTTCAGATAAACCAAGTGGACGACGGCGACAGTGCTCAGTTCCACCCGCCCACTCGTCAGCCCGCATCACGTCTTCGAAGCACTCGGCCCACAGCTGGGCGTAAGCGTTAGTTACGCAATTCAAGCGAAGAGTGCGGAAAACGACTCGATCTGCGATGGACGTACTTGAGATACGCGGCAATCTACGCAGAGTGTTGAACGATATTCCACTCTTTGGCGCCGCTCGAACGTTGAAGTCCGCGAGCAGCGAGGCGAGTAGACCAGCAACGAGCACCAACTCGCTGGGCCGCTCAAGCGGTGCCCCGATCGCCGAGACACCATGGACGTGTGCCGAACCGGGCGGAATCAGAGCCGGAATAAGAGTCCTTTCACCCGTGTTTGCGGCCATGGCCCGCCATGCGATGCGGTAACAATCACGCGCCGGGATTCGATTTAAGACGCCGTCATCAGCCGTTACTTCCCATACGGTGTAGCTACCATTGTAGACACTCCGCCGCCGTGATGGTTTGTACGCTGTTGCAGGGATTGCAGTGACCGCGAGGGTTTCAAAGTCAGTTGACATCCAATCCTTATTGGACTTCATAGTCGGGTTGGGCGACTTATAGAGCGGTGTCGCAACATGGATATGCGGCCCTTGCAGGATCGCATCGTCCCACGACGACGGGATACCCCATTCGGAGTCGAACAGGCCCTTCGTTCGGTCCCCCTTCTCATGCCAACCGGGCGAGAATTGAAGGCGCACATCGCGTAACCGTTCACTCAGGGACAATCTGGCCAGCGCTTGGGCAACTGCACGGTTCGCCGTATACAACATTCGAGATTGCCGCGGCGGTGTTCCCGGCAGCTCTAACACGTCTCTCCAGGTTTCTAGTACGCCGTCATCGATCATCGCGATCCTGTTCGCGTGAGGGCGCAGATCCCACGAGCCATCTGCCTCACGTAAACCGGGTTCGGCGCCGGATCCATCGTGCAAGAGGGATCGCTCGACAGTGGTCGGGTGGTAAATCGATGCAGCTTGCATAAAGGACGGGCTCATTGATCGCCCGTAAACGTGCACACCGTATGTAACGTGATTAGTAATGTCGAAGAGATACAGCTCGTTGACGAATTGCCAGTGACGACGCAATCGGCAGTATGCTGCCTCACGCAGAGCGGCCGCCTTCTCATCTGTGAAGTGAGATTCTGGGTGGAGTAGCGATACTATGCCCTCCGTCGCCATATGGCGCCACGTTAGCTCCATAAAGCACCGGTAGAGGTCCGGTTGCAGGCCCCTGAGCAGCGGGTAATAGCGCTCTTCGCCCAAGAACTCGGCGAGAGCCGCTGTCTCAGAGGTTCCATTGACTAACAACTCACGAATGCCGGGGAGACGCAGAGTGACTTCCCGCTTGCTACGTATTTCACTCTGAGAAGGTTTGTGCGTTAATTGGAACCACGGGTCACCTTCGGCGAGTAGCGCGTCCACGTCGGATTGTGGCCGCACCCAAGGCGGGTTACCCACCTGCAAGTCAAACCCACCTCGTGCGAACACCGGCGCGAAATCCAGCATCCAGTGGAAGAATCCGTGCCGCTCCGCCAGCCGCTCGCACACCACTAGCCATGAATGAGTGGCAAGTACGGCGGAGGGGTCTTTCGCCTGGGCAAATGCAAGGTCATTGGATTCCGCGACGTCGAGATCGTGCCAATCGTCGATGTCGATGAGGCTGTGTTGATCGGCATCGCGCGCGCGCACCTTCAACTCCACGCCAAGCAACTGCTGCAGCGCATCTATCCACTGCTCCAGGTTGGGCGGTCCTACGAGTTTTCCGTTCACCGTGGCGATCTCGTCCGTCAGCGGCCAGAACCACAGCGCGCACCACGCGTCCATCACCCGCCGCAGCCGTCGGTAGGCTCCGCGTTCGTCGGCCAGCGACTCCTCGATCTGCTCGCGGCTGACCCTTCCGCCGACCGGCAGTTCATCGACGCCCCACACTTCAATGGGCCGCCGGATTTGCGATTCGGCGATCTGCAGCCGCCGCAACGCGAGCTGCCAGAGCCGGTCCGTGCGCCGCGCCAACGCCGTCAGCGTGGAGATCTGTGTCTTGGTCAGCTTGGGCCGCAGCGACTTCCGCCACTCCTTAACCCGTTCCACTGCCTCGGGTGCGAGTTCCTTGGCCTCCTTCGCGTCGGCGGTGCTGCCCCAGCCGTCAGTGGGGAGCAGGAAATGATGCACGCCACCGCCGAGGTCATCACCGAGCGTGGACAGCGGCTTGTCGGCGGGAGTTGCCTGCAGCCAGCCCTTTTCGCGCAGGGACGCGGCGGAGATGATGGCGCGCCTCGCTCCCACAAGCGAGTTCCCGCGGCGCAAGTGCAGGCCGAACCACGGCGCGGCGAGGCCGTCGCCCATGGTCGCCAGCCACAGCGAGATCTCGGCGAACTCGACGGCTGTTGCGTTGAGGTCCACCCCGTACACCTGGTGCAGCGCGATGTACGCCTTGACCCGCTGTAGCTCGGCGGGATAACGGTCGGGGTCGATGCGTTCACCGAGTTCGTCCTGGCGTCGCGACAGGTACTCCTCGGCAAGTTGGCGCACCGCCTCGACAGCGAAAGCCCCTGAGCCCAAGGCAGGTTCGCACACAGTGAGGTCAAGGATGTCGCGGGCCGAGGTGCGCTGCCCGTCCTGATCGAGCAGTTCGGCCAGCGCCTGACCGACGACGAAACGGGTTAGCACCTCGGGGGAGTAGTACGACGCCGACTGCTGACGTTCCCGCCCGGCTAGTCGGTAGACGAAGGTGCCGCGCTCGTGGACGACCGGCTTGCTCTCCTTGGTGTCCTCGTCGACGGTGCGCACGAAGTCGTTCTCGGAGATGCCGTCGATGCGGGTGGCGGGCACCACCCAGGAACCCTTCGACGCGTCGCCGTTCTTGGCGACTTCGTAGAGGTCCTCGGTGGCGAAGAACCCGGTGTAGCTCATCAAACCCTCGTATACCGCGCCGAGCTGGTTGATGCCTAACTGAGCGTAGGAGATGAATCCGCGGTCGCGGCCTTTGACCTGCTTGCTTAGCAGCAGGTGGCGGAACACCTTCTGCAGGGCGGCGTTTCCGAGCTTGGTCTCGTCGATGAGCGCGGTCGCCTCGGGTTTGAACAGGTCGGCGCGCAGCGATCGGAACGTCAGGCCTTCAGCCGCGGCGGGGTCGTCGCCGCTGCCGTCGTGACCTTGGTCCACCAGTTCGAACAGTACGTGCAGCGACTCGTAGAGGTGGGTGCCGCTGCGTCCACGTGGGGTGACCAGCTCGGTGAGGGTCAGTTCGTGGAGCCGGTCGAGGCTGTAGCCGCGTTCGTAGGCGGGGTCGCCGACGGGCAGCACACCTAATTCGGGCGCGGCCTCGGCGTAGAGCAGGAAAAGGATTCGGTACAGGAAACGCAATGACTGGCGGGCCAGCGGCTGGGCATGCTCGGCCGGCAGCGCCGGCAGATGCTGTTCAGCCCGACGGGACACCACCTCGTTGGCGATGATCTCAATGGACAGCCGCACACCCTCGCGCAGATCCTCTGAGACGCCGACGGTGTGTTTGATCGACTCGTCGATGACCGTCGACCACCACAGGTTGCCCTCGGCGTCGGAGGCCAGCGAGTCGGCAGCCAGGCAGGTCAGCGCGTGGTCGATCTCGCCGCCGCGTTTGTCGTCGTTGCGTTCCCCGACCAGCTGCAGGTTGACCGCGAGGTAACGGCCTTCCGGCCAGCGCTCCCGTTCAGTAATCAGCGCGAGTTCGCCGGCCAGCACCAGCGCGAACTGCGGGCCGTCGTCGGCGACGAACAGGTGCGAAAGCAGCCGCGCGGCTGAGACGATCTCCTCGTCGTCCGTGTGAAACGTGCGCAGAAGCGACTTCTCGTCCTTGGAGAGCAGGTCCTCGAGCGCTAGCGCGCCGCGGGCCTCGATGATCACCAGCGGTGCCGGGCCGGTTAGCCCGCGGGTGCGCACGGACAGTGCGGGGCCGGGTTCATCGTCGCGGCCGCCGATGCGGTGGGTCTCCCAGCGGACCGGGTTGTCGTAGCCCAGGATGTCGCGCAGCCGGCCGTACAGCGCGTCGAGGACGTCGGCATCGGCGTTTTCCGCCAGGCCGATAAATGTGCGGCCGAGGTCGCCGCGAGCCTCGGTGTAGCGCGACCGCGGGGTGGGCTGGCCCTGCTCGCGTTCGGCATCCCAGGTTTTGCGGCGCTCGGTCACCTTGGCCTGAAACGATTGTGAGCGCGCATCGGTGGTGAAGTAGTGCTCGCTAAGGAAGTCCTCACCGAGGATCAGTGCGTCGGAGGTGGCCATCGTGATCCTTCTAGTTTCCGCCGGTGAAGTCGGTGGGCACGACCACGATCAGGGGACGTACCAGCCGACGGTCGGGGTTCATGTCCTGAGCCAACGCCTGTTCGTCGTCGATACGCCGGGTGCGCTGGCGCAGCCCGATGTGCTGAGTCATGCTCTGCGCCTGTTGTTTCCACTGCTGGGTGCGGTGTAGCCAGTCCTGGATGCGCTGGACCGTATCGGAGCGGATGGCCTCGGCGTGCTGCTCGGCAGCCGCGTCGGCGGCCGTGACCGCCGTGGCCACCAGAGGTTGCAGGGCGGCGACGTCGGTGAGGTCGCCGGCGTTGATCGGGCTTAGGCTCAGCGTGTCGATGGCGTCATGGACGCTTGCGTGCGGCGTCGCGAAGCCGACCGCCGATTGGTCCGGGTCGGGGAATTCGACGGTGTAATACGAGGCCGCGACCACCTGTCCGCGCAGGTTCGACTGGGTGACCAGCACCAACACCGTCGGGGAGGCGACGTCGCCCCGTACGGCGAAGATTTCGTCGCGGCTCAGTTCGGCGAGTGCCCGGTCAGCGGCCCACTCGATCACCGGATGCAGTGGTGCGAGGAAGTGCGCCTCCGGCCAGGTGGACTGCGAGGTGCCCGAGCGGGCCTGCACCAGTTCGTCGCGTCCCCGCGCCGGGGTCAGCGCGAGCTTGAACGATTCGACGACGTTGCGATCACGCAGATAGGACTGGGGCAACACCTGAAGGCGCTGGCGCAGGTCGGGCGGTGGCACCAGCGAGGCGATCGAATGCAGTTTGTGCACTTGCCATTTGATCCCGTTGGGTGGTGCGTGTTGTGGGGTGGTAATAAACTCCTCGACCGCGTCGGCGACGAAGGCAAAGTCGGTGTCGTAGACGCCGTTGCGGTCGGGTGCGGTCGGAGTCGTGGGTTGGTGGGTGGGTTGACCGATGGCACCGGTGGACAGCCCGGCGAAGAAGGCGGTTAGTCCGCCCGCTGTGCCGACCTCGTCGACGCTGCGCACCACGGCGTCGAGTTCGGCGCTGCCCTCGAGCACCTTGCGCACCGCCTCCTCCTCGGCCTTAACGTCGTAGGTGCCGATCAACGAGGCCGCGTCGCCCAGGGCGGTGTGGGCCTCGTGTTCTCGTTCCACCAGCCGCGTCAACACCCGGATGTCGCCACTGAACCGGTCTGTCGATGGGGTGAGCAACAGGGCGGTGATCACCGGCCGGTGCCGCTGGCCGTACCGGTCGATGCGGCCGTTGCGCTGCTCGATGCGGATCAGGCTCCATGGAATGTCGTAGTGCACCAGGTGGTGGCACTGGGTATGCAGGTTGACGCCCTCGGAGGCGACGTCGCCGGTAATCAGCACCCGGATCGGAGAGGACTCCAGCTTGAACGACTCGACGATGCCCTGCTGATCCTTGTCGCTGAGCCCGCCGTGCAGCACCGCCACCTGGTCGGTGGCGAGCTTCAGGTCCCGCACCAGGGCCTTAGCCAGCCAGTGCAGGGTGGCCACCCGCTCGGCGAACACCACCACACGGCGGTCGCTGGTCCCGGCCACGCCGATGTCACCGAGGTACTTCAGGAGTGCGTCGTACTTGGCCGACCCGGCCGTGAGGACCTTGTCGTTCAGCTCGGCGAGCCGTTGCAGGGCTTGGCGTTCCGTTGCGGCCTTGGGCTCGCTGTCGTCCAGCCGGCGCATCCGTTCGCGGATCGACTCGGCGAGTGCAGCCGGCGAGGACAGGAACGCCTTGGCCAGCACCCACGGGAACAGCGCCGCGGTGCTGCCTGAGTACGGTGAGCCACCGGGTCCCGGCCACAGCCAAACGTCTTCCAGTTCGCGGGCAACGGCGTCCTCGGCCGCCGAGGCAGCCACGGTGATGTTGCGCGGTGGCTGCCGTTCGGCCCAGTCCGACCCCACCTCGGCGGCCACATCGGGGTGATGGCGATGGCGACGGATCACTAGCTTGGCGACCTGGTCGAGGTCGAGCTCGCCGGCGGGACTCACCGCGCTGGGATCGAGCATCCGCACCAGCTCCGCGAACGACTCAGCCTTTCCGTTGTGGGGGGTGGCCGAAGCCAGGATCAGGGCGTCGGTGCGTTCGGCCAGCAGCCGGGCCAGCCGGTTGTTCTG carries:
- a CDS encoding DNA methyltransferase — its product is MATSDALILGEDFLSEHYFTTDARSQSFQAKVTERRKTWDAEREQGQPTPRSRYTEARGDLGRTFIGLAENADADVLDALYGRLRDILGYDNPVRWETHRIGGRDDEPGPALSVRTRGLTGPAPLVIIEARGALALEDLLSKDEKSLLRTFHTDDEEIVSAARLLSHLFVADDGPQFALVLAGELALITERERWPEGRYLAVNLQLVGERNDDKRGGEIDHALTCLAADSLASDAEGNLWWSTVIDESIKHTVGVSEDLREGVRLSIEIIANEVVSRRAEQHLPALPAEHAQPLARQSLRFLYRILFLLYAEAAPELGVLPVGDPAYERGYSLDRLHELTLTELVTPRGRSGTHLYESLHVLFELVDQGHDGSGDDPAAAEGLTFRSLRADLFKPEATALIDETKLGNAALQKVFRHLLLSKQVKGRDRGFISYAQLGINQLGAVYEGLMSYTGFFATEDLYEVAKNGDASKGSWVVPATRIDGISENDFVRTVDEDTKESKPVVHERGTFVYRLAGRERQQSASYYSPEVLTRFVVGQALAELLDQDGQRTSARDILDLTVCEPALGSGAFAVEAVRQLAEEYLSRRQDELGERIDPDRYPAELQRVKAYIALHQVYGVDLNATAVEFAEISLWLATMGDGLAAPWFGLHLRRGNSLVGARRAIISAASLREKGWLQATPADKPLSTLGDDLGGGVHHFLLPTDGWGSTADAKEAKELAPEAVERVKEWRKSLRPKLTKTQISTLTALARRTDRLWQLALRRLQIAESQIRRPIEVWGVDELPVGGRVSREQIEESLADERGAYRRLRRVMDAWCALWFWPLTDEIATVNGKLVGPPNLEQWIDALQQLLGVELKVRARDADQHSLIDIDDWHDLDVAESNDLAFAQAKDPSAVLATHSWLVVCERLAERHGFFHWMLDFAPVFARGGFDLQVGNPPWVRPQSDVDALLAEGDPWFQLTHKPSQSEIRSKREVTLRLPGIRELLVNGTSETAALAEFLGEERYYPLLRGLQPDLYRCFMELTWRHMATEGIVSLLHPESHFTDEKAAALREAAYCRLRRHWQFVNELYLFDITNHVTYGVHVYGRSMSPSFMQAASIYHPTTVERSLLHDGSGAEPGLREADGSWDLRPHANRIAMIDDGVLETWRDVLELPGTPPRQSRMLYTANRAVAQALARLSLSERLRDVRLQFSPGWHEKGDRTKGLFDSEWGIPSSWDDAILQGPHIHVATPLYKSPNPTMKSNKDWMSTDFETLAVTAIPATAYKPSRRRSVYNGSYTVWEVTADDGVLNRIPARDCYRIAWRAMAANTGERTLIPALIPPGSAHVHGVSAIGAPLERPSELVLVAGLLASLLADFNVRAAPKSGISFNTLRRLPRISSTSIADRVVFRTLRLNCVTNAYAQLWAECFEDVMRADEWAGGTEHCRRRPLGLSEPEWTIESPLRIAVDRRQALVEIDALVALALNVDVDELCNIYRTQFPVLYDYDRNTYLYDSNGRLVPQEVLKVWRVKGDNLSVEERTATNQAGNTYTYEPPFQFLDREADMRAAYAEFERRLGTTGSD
- a CDS encoding helicase-related protein; this translates as MTTTEHPARPAPDNVAFTAAPGSVVLVRDAEWLVTKVEQATDGYFVHVIGLSELVRDTEATFSTGIEKVVTVDPANVRVVPDMSSNFRRSRLWLEATLRKTPVAASDPDLSVARGGLSDPLDYQFKAVRKALDPDKLRPRVLLADAVGLGKTIEIGMILAELVRRGRGERIMIVTPKHVLEQMQMELWTRFALPFVRLDSTGIQRIRQVLPANRNPFTYYKRVIISIDTLKSDRYVAHLRKQWWDAVVVDESHNVTNTASQNNRLARLLAERTDALILASATPHNGKAESFAELVRMLDPSAVSPAGELDLDQVAKLVIRRHRHHPDVAAEVGSDWAERQPPRNITVAASAAEDAVARELEDVWLWPGPGGSPYSGSTAALFPWVLAKAFLSSPAALAESIRERMRRLDDSEPKAATERQALQRLAELNDKVLTAGSAKYDALLKYLGDIGVAGTSDRRVVVFAERVATLHWLAKALVRDLKLATDQVAVLHGGLSDKDQQGIVESFKLESSPIRVLITGDVASEGVNLHTQCHHLVHYDIPWSLIRIEQRNGRIDRYGQRHRPVITALLLTPSTDRFSGDIRVLTRLVEREHEAHTALGDAASLIGTYDVKAEEEAVRKVLEGSAELDAVVRSVDEVGTAGGLTAFFAGLSTGAIGQPTHQPTTPTAPDRNGVYDTDFAFVADAVEEFITTPQHAPPNGIKWQVHKLHSIASLVPPPDLRQRLQVLPQSYLRDRNVVESFKLALTPARGRDELVQARSGTSQSTWPEAHFLAPLHPVIEWAADRALAELSRDEIFAVRGDVASPTVLVLVTQSNLRGQVVAASYYTVEFPDPDQSAVGFATPHASVHDAIDTLSLSPINAGDLTDVAALQPLVATAVTAADAAAEQHAEAIRSDTVQRIQDWLHRTQQWKQQAQSMTQHIGLRQRTRRIDDEQALAQDMNPDRRLVRPLIVVVPTDFTGGN